The Bacteroidia bacterium genomic sequence CTTTGCAGTTTGCTTTCTTGTAGAAGGTTTTCTGTATTCTCTTTCTTCTTGATTTCTGTTTTCAAAAGAAGATGAACGCTTTCTTGTATATGACTTCTTATCTTCTTTTTGAATATCGGAGTGGGTATCGGATTGGCGAGAGTTGAACCTTTTCTTTGAGAATTCTTTAACGTTAGTATCCGTAGATCGTTTTTCGGATTTGGGTTTAGAGAATGAATTTTCTGATTGAGTTCTTCTGCTTTTGGTTGGTAAACTCTTTTTAGGCTTGTTGTTCATCTGAGTTGATGGATAAGGTTACAAAGATATTCAGAATAGTTGTTTATTTTCCGAATCTATAAGCAGAACAAAGGTGAAATTAAAGCAGCTCGGATACCCATTGCAACGCTAATTCTAATTGCTCCTCACGGGTTAAATTGCTATTGTCAAGCACTCTGGCATCATCTGCTTGTCTGAGAGGACTATCTTCTCGGGTTGAGTCAATGAAGTCACGTTCTTGTAAATTCTTTGCGATTTCTTCAATGGTGATATTAGGCATAAACTGTTTCATTTCATGAAACCGTCTTTGTGCTCTGATTTCAGGAGAGGCGGTCATGAAAATTTTGAGTTCCGCATCAGGTAGTACAACTGTTCCTATATCACGCCCATCCATAACAACACCTTTGCTCAATGCAATTTGTTGTTGTTGTTTCACTAAAAATCTTCTTACCGGAGTCAGTGCACTGAATTGGCTGACATTTGCATTAATTTCCGGTGTACGAATGAAGTTTGCTACATTTTTTCCATTGAGGTATATTTCAAAAGAGTTGTTTGCAGTGTTTTGTTGAAATGAAATGGTAGTATTCTCAATGAGTTTTGCAATTTGTTGCTCATCATGTGCCGTAATATTTTGTTGTAAAGCAGCCAATGTAAATGCTCTATACATTGCACCAGTATCGATACAAAGATATCCCAAACTATCTGCGAGACTTTTTGCTAATGTGCCTTTGCCACATGACGACCATCCGTCAATTGCGATATTGATTTTGTTAGCCAATGTTTTTTAATGATAGAATTCGTTAAGGTCTAAGTTTACAGAAAATATATTTGAATTATGTCCCGGAAAGAATCCGGCACTTCCATATTCTATTCTGATTTTTTTAATTTTTAATGCCAGTCCCCAAGAAAAACCGGCAACACCTTTTTTTACCACTGTTCCCAACTCTTGTCTTCGTTGATGATTGTAGCCAAAACGAATGTTGAAATTTTCACTCAGAAGTATTTCACCGCCAATATTGATATGTCTAATGATTTTCTCTCCCAAAGAATACTTGGTATTAATAATCTGATTGTTTTCGTCAATTCTCCTGTTGAAAGGGTCGGTATAATCGTATGTTAAATCCGGTTTTTGCAGGTTGTGCAACAAAATGGTTACTCTGAATGGGGCATGACGAGGCTTTAAGGTAGTACCTAAAGCAATATCAAAAGGCAGCATTTCACGCTCAGTTCCTCTGTATGAGAGTAATTGATAGCCGAAATTTCTTGCAACTAATCCCATAGACAAACCGATAGCAGTATCATGGTAATAACTGCCAATATCAAGAGCAACACCTGTTCCTGTATAAGTTTCTAAGGTTGAATAAATGAATTTGAAGGAACCTCCAACACTGAATTTTTCGTTAAGAGGTTTAGCCGCACTCACCCCAAACATCATATCATTGGCTCTGAATGTTCCCGTGCTTTCTCCGGTTTTATCGTATCCATCAAACTTTCCGTAGTTGAGATATAAGATTTGAGAGGCAAAAGTCCATGTGTTATCTTGGTTGTTCAATCGCTTTGCATAAGATACATGACCGTAGTTTATGTCCTTGAAATAGTTGTTGTAATTGAGTGCCAAATTATTGTCGTGAGAAGAGTTTAAGGTAGCGGGGTTGGTAAGGGTCGTAGATAAATCAGAGTTGGGCACAGAAATAATGGTGCCACCCATTGAAGCTGATTTTGCACTCGGATCAAGTTTTAAAAAGGGAAATACCGCATTGCCTGCTAATTGTGCATGTACTTGAACGCCAAGCATAAGGTTTATGCACACCAAGAATATTTGTAAATAAACAGGCTTTTTTAGCACACTTCAAACTTAGTATATTCTACAACAACATCTGCAATCAGATATTGTATAAACTTGGAACTTTAGAATGATTTTTTTGTGTTTTTTTCTTTGCTGCCAGCTTCTTTTACCGGTGCGAACAGGTTCTTAGGATTTTTTACTTTTTCGGTTGTCAAGCCAATTTCTAATACTTCATGCATTTTCTTCACGTAGTGGAATGTCAATCCTTCTAAGTAGTTTTGAGGGATGGAGTCAATATCCTTTTTGTTGCCTTTGCACATGATGATTTCGGTGATACCGGCACGTTTGGCAGCTAATATTTTTTCTTTAATTCCACCTACAGGCAATACAGCACCTCTTAACGTAATTTCTCCTGTCATTGCAAGTTGTGCTTTGACTTTCCGTTGTGTAAACAAAGAAGCAAGCGCGGTTAAAATGGTAATACCTGCGCTGGGGCCATCTTTCGGTATTGCGCCTGCCGGAAAATGAATGTGGATATCCCAGTATGAGAAAATCCTATAATCGATACCCAACATTTCGCTGTTTGACTTTAAATAGGTGAGTGCAGTAGTAGCAGACTCCTTCATCACATCTCCCAATTGTCCTGTGAGCGTGATTTTTCCTGTTCCTCTTGCCAGTGCTGTTTCTACAAATAAAATTGAACCACCCACGGGTGACCATGCCAAGCCTGTTGCTAACCCTGCTGTATCATTGTTTTCGTAGGTCTCTTTTTCTAGTTTTTCAGTTTCTAAAATCGTGTCAATATCTTCTGAAGTTATATTGGCATTAAAAGGCTCTTCCATAGCGATACTTTTGGCATTATGACGTGCTAAAGAAGCAATTTTTCTATCTAATCCTCTCACTCCTGATTCGCGAGTGTATTCTTCAATTAGTTTTTCCAACACTTTGCCATTAATCTTAAACTCGGTTGCTTTGATACCGTGCAACTGTCTTTGTTTAGGAATTAAATATTTTTTGGCAATTTCTACTTTCTCTTCTACAGTATAGCCATTAATGTCAATGATTTCCATTCTATCTAACAAAGCAGATTGTATGGTGTCTAATGAGTTTGCGGTAGCAATAAACATCACCTTAGACAAATCATAATCTAACTCGAGATAATTGTCATGAAATGCATTGTTTTGTTCAGGGTCAAGGACTTCCAATAATGCAGATGATGGGTCACCTTTAAAGTCTCTGCCTACTTTGTCAATTTCGTCTAATACAAAAACCGGGTTAGAAGTTTTTGCTTTTTTGATATTTTGGATAATGCGCCCCGGCATTGCTCCTATGTATGTTTTTCTATGACCTCGGATTTCCGATTCGTCATGCAAACCTCCCAAAGACATACGAACATATTTACGCCCAATAGCTTTGGCTATACTTTTACCCAATGATGTTTTGCCGACACCGGGAGGTCCTACTAAACAAAGGATTGGACTTTTCATGTCGCCTTTGAGTTTGAGCACTGCCAAATATTCTAAAATACGTTTTTTTACTCTTTCTAAACCAAAGTGATCTTTGTCTAATTGCTCTTTTGCAGATTTGAGGTTGAATTTATCTTCGCTGTATTCATCCCAAGGTAAGTCCAGCATAAGTTGAACATAATTGAGAGAAACAGAGTAGTCCGGTGCCGCAGGGTTGATTCTGAGTAATTTTTCTAATTCTTTTTCAAAAGCATCTGCTGTCTCTTTGCTCCATTTTTTCTTTTTTCCTCTTGCTCTGAGATTCTCTACTTCCTTGTCAGGTGAGTCGCTGCCTAATTCTTCATGTATGGCTCGAATCTGTTGTTGCAGAAAATATTCTTTTTGCTGTTTATCAATATCAAATTTGACTTTAGATTGGATTTTATCTTTGAGTTCCAGCATTTGCATCTCTTTGGTTAAATGCTCTAACACAAGAGTTGCTCTGTCAATCAGGATGTGTTTTTCAAGCAGTGCTTGTTTTTCGGCAATTGAGATATTGAGATTGCTTGCAATAAAATTAACCAAAAATTGATTGCTATCTATGTTCTTTATAGCAAATGCGGCTTCTGATGGAATATTAGGAGAAAGCTCAATGATTTTAAGTGCAATATCTTTTGTAGAAGATATCAAAGCTTTGAGTTCACGAGTTTCTTTGGTAATCTCATCTTCAATGGCTTCAACTTTTGCAACAAAATATGGCTCAGATTTAACTTCTTCTTTTACACGAAAGCGTCTTTTTCCTTGAATAATGACTGTGGTATTTCCATCGGGCATTCGTAACACACGCATAATCTGTGCTACCGTACCGATATTATATAATTCTGATAATGAAGGGTCTTCTTGATTCGGATCTTTTTGACCACAAACACCAATAGTCTTATTGCCTCGATTAGCATCTTTAATCAGTTTTATTGATTTATCTCTGCCTACGGTAATTGGGAAGATTACACCCGGAAAAAGTATTGTATTTCTAATCGGTAATATTGGCAGAGAGTCGGGAATGGATTGTTTGTTCATTTCATCTTCTTCTTGTTGGGAAAGAAGTGGTAGAAACTCTTGATTATCAGCCTCCTCGTTAATAAATGATATTGGATTTTTGTCAAACATACGCTTCGTTCTTTCAAGTGCGAGTAATAGATTCAATCAATATGCCAAAACTATTTAAAGAATGCTTTTCTGCCAAATACTACTAAACAAGTAGTTGAGATAAACAGAATCAGGGCATAGACTATGGTCTCTTGAGCAGTCTTGAGCATTAGACTGCCAATGGTAAACAAAAATGAGTATGACATTATGACTGCCGAAACCCATGAAATAACCAAATAGTAAAATGTAGCATTGTTGTTTTTTTCGGTTCTGAACTTTTTCCAGCCAAGTGGCGGTTGCACTTTTTCAAAGAAATTTTGTAAAGTACCTGTATCCTCGGGTTTAGTTATGAAGGTTACAATCAGCCATGCGATTGTTGTAAAGCAAAAAGTAATAAAAAATGTGTTAGGAAACAGAATGTTGAAACCGGCTGTTCTATTTAGGACTGTGATAACTATCATTACAACAAAGGGCGAAAAGGTTGCGGTAATTTCAGACCAAACATTAATTCTGTGCCAAAACCAGCGGAGAATTAGAACAGTTCCAAGTCCTGCACCACATTCCATCAAGAAAATCCAAGCACCTGCAATGGAATCCATAAATAAAGTAATAATAGAAGATGCAATCATAAAGAAGAGAATAATTAGCTTGCCGTAAGAAACCTTTTGTTTCTCCGAAATGTTCTTTTTAAGCGCAGGCAATACGTCATTCACTAAATAACCTGAACCCCAGTTTAGATGTGTGCTGATGGTACTCATGTATGCAGAAAAAAATGCTGCTAACATTAAACCTTTCATGCCGGCAGGCATATAATCCTTCATTGCCATTACATACCCCTCTTTGCCACTTCCGGGATAGAGAATATATGCACAAAGCGCAACAATAATCCAAGGCCATGGACGCAAACAAAGGTTGAGCAATTGAAAAATAAAAACAGACAGCCCGGCATCTTTTTGACTTTTGGTGCTTAAAATCCTTTGTGCAACATATCCGCCACCTCCTGGTTCATTGCCCGGATACCAAGTTGCCCACCATGCAAAACCCAGAAAAGTGATGAATGACAATAATGGTAGGGAAGGATTGTTGTTTTGCTTTGAAAAGTCAGGAAAAAAAGCCAAAGTTTCTGCCGGAATTTTCTCTCTTAATCCGGCTAATCCGCCTATCTCAGGAGATTGAACAACTACAAAAGCAAGCACTATACAACCAATCATGGCTGTAATAAACTGAAAGTTGTCTGAAATAATTACTCCTTTCAAACCTACATAAGTACTATAAATGGCAATAAGTCCCATCAGTATGAAAGAAATCAACAATGCCTGTGAATCGTCAACATCAAAAAATACTTTGAGTATGCTCACAAATGCAAGGTTGACCCAGCCCATAATAAAGACATTGATAAATAAACCTAAAAATGCTGATTTGAATATTCTTAGTCCTTTGGCATTTTTACCGGAATAGCGTAATTCAATAAGCTCAGCTTCTGTCTTAACACCCGAACGATACCAAAGTTTTGCAAAGAAAAAAGCAGTGAGCATCCCCCCAATAACAAAGTTCCACCATTGCCAATTACCGGCAATTCCATAACTTGAAACCATTTCTGTTACAGCGAGTGGGGTATCCACTGCAAAAGTTGTGGCAACCATAGAAATCCCGGCTGCTAACCATCCCATGTTTTTGCCTCCAAGGAAAAAACTATCATAGTTTTTTCCCGAGCCTCTACCGTACAGAATACCAATGCCTATCGTTCCAATAATAACGATGGCTATAAACAGCCAGTCAATAAGTGTGATGTCTTCCATAGATTTAAATTGATTGAATTTTAGGGGGTGAATTTGATTTTTGTGTTGTACAAATTGTATAAACAATTACATTTGCAAACTAATCAAAACAGAAACATATTATGAAATTAAAGAAACTAACATTAGTCGTATTTGCGTTAGCAACTGCTGTTGCTTTATCAGTTACTGGTTGTAAAAAAGATAAAGGCGGGGATGATAAAGATGGGAAAGGTACTACAAAGCCTCAAAATGGACCTATTATCGAATTTTATTCTACCGGTGTTGTCGGTGATTTGTATTGGACATATCAAAACAGAACCTTGGATCTTGGTGTGAAAGTAAATATTGGTATTTATATAACATCAAAAAATAACAAGAAGGTGAGTAAGTTGCAAGTAATCAGAGAAAATATTTCAGGACCAGGTAAAGGGGATAAAACTACTGTTTTTGATACTACTCTCAATGAAGTATATGCAACCAAAACTTTAGTGAAAGAACAACTAAGAACAGACGGTGTAGTTGCTGCACAAATTGCGGTGTTCACAATTATTGCAACAGATGAAGACGGAAATACTTCAGAAAAGTCAGTGGAAGTAAGCCCTGCTATCAGCGTTGACCAAAGAACAGGAACTGTTTGGAACAGAGATGAAGATATGGCTTTTGATTTATTACAAGCTGTTGCAGTTGCCAAAACAGTGGCAAAAGCTACACATGATATTGAGCTTGCTACTTCAGG encodes the following:
- the cmk gene encoding (d)CMP kinase; translated protein: MANKINIAIDGWSSCGKGTLAKSLADSLGYLCIDTGAMYRAFTLAALQQNITAHDEQQIAKLIENTTISFQQNTANNSFEIYLNGKNVANFIRTPEINANVSQFSALTPVRRFLVKQQQQIALSKGVVMDGRDIGTVVLPDAELKIFMTASPEIRAQRRFHEMKQFMPNITIEEIAKNLQERDFIDSTREDSPLRQADDARVLDNSNLTREEQLELALQWVSELL
- the porQ gene encoding type IX secretion system protein PorQ produces the protein MLGVQVHAQLAGNAVFPFLKLDPSAKSASMGGTIISVPNSDLSTTLTNPATLNSSHDNNLALNYNNYFKDINYGHVSYAKRLNNQDNTWTFASQILYLNYGKFDGYDKTGESTGTFRANDMMFGVSAAKPLNEKFSVGGSFKFIYSTLETYTGTGVALDIGSYYHDTAIGLSMGLVARNFGYQLLSYRGTEREMLPFDIALGTTLKPRHAPFRVTILLHNLQKPDLTYDYTDPFNRRIDENNQIINTKYSLGEKIIRHINIGGEILLSENFNIRFGYNHQRRQELGTVVKKGVAGFSWGLALKIKKIRIEYGSAGFFPGHNSNIFSVNLDLNEFYH
- the lon gene encoding endopeptidase La yields the protein MFDKNPISFINEEADNQEFLPLLSQQEEDEMNKQSIPDSLPILPIRNTILFPGVIFPITVGRDKSIKLIKDANRGNKTIGVCGQKDPNQEDPSLSELYNIGTVAQIMRVLRMPDGNTTVIIQGKRRFRVKEEVKSEPYFVAKVEAIEDEITKETRELKALISSTKDIALKIIELSPNIPSEAAFAIKNIDSNQFLVNFIASNLNISIAEKQALLEKHILIDRATLVLEHLTKEMQMLELKDKIQSKVKFDIDKQQKEYFLQQQIRAIHEELGSDSPDKEVENLRARGKKKKWSKETADAFEKELEKLLRINPAAPDYSVSLNYVQLMLDLPWDEYSEDKFNLKSAKEQLDKDHFGLERVKKRILEYLAVLKLKGDMKSPILCLVGPPGVGKTSLGKSIAKAIGRKYVRMSLGGLHDESEIRGHRKTYIGAMPGRIIQNIKKAKTSNPVFVLDEIDKVGRDFKGDPSSALLEVLDPEQNNAFHDNYLELDYDLSKVMFIATANSLDTIQSALLDRMEIIDINGYTVEEKVEIAKKYLIPKQRQLHGIKATEFKINGKVLEKLIEEYTRESGVRGLDRKIASLARHNAKSIAMEEPFNANITSEDIDTILETEKLEKETYENNDTAGLATGLAWSPVGGSILFVETALARGTGKITLTGQLGDVMKESATTALTYLKSNSEMLGIDYRIFSYWDIHIHFPAGAIPKDGPSAGITILTALASLFTQRKVKAQLAMTGEITLRGAVLPVGGIKEKILAAKRAGITEIIMCKGNKKDIDSIPQNYLEGLTFHYVKKMHEVLEIGLTTEKVKNPKNLFAPVKEAGSKEKNTKKSF
- a CDS encoding Na+:solute symporter — encoded protein: MEDITLIDWLFIAIVIIGTIGIGILYGRGSGKNYDSFFLGGKNMGWLAAGISMVATTFAVDTPLAVTEMVSSYGIAGNWQWWNFVIGGMLTAFFFAKLWYRSGVKTEAELIELRYSGKNAKGLRIFKSAFLGLFINVFIMGWVNLAFVSILKVFFDVDDSQALLISFILMGLIAIYSTYVGLKGVIISDNFQFITAMIGCIVLAFVVVQSPEIGGLAGLREKIPAETLAFFPDFSKQNNNPSLPLLSFITFLGFAWWATWYPGNEPGGGGYVAQRILSTKSQKDAGLSVFIFQLLNLCLRPWPWIIVALCAYILYPGSGKEGYVMAMKDYMPAGMKGLMLAAFFSAYMSTISTHLNWGSGYLVNDVLPALKKNISEKQKVSYGKLIILFFMIASSIITLFMDSIAGAWIFLMECGAGLGTVLILRWFWHRINVWSEITATFSPFVVMIVITVLNRTAGFNILFPNTFFITFCFTTIAWLIVTFITKPEDTGTLQNFFEKVQPPLGWKKFRTEKNNNATFYYLVISWVSAVIMSYSFLFTIGSLMLKTAQETIVYALILFISTTCLVVFGRKAFFK